Proteins from a genomic interval of uncultured Methanocorpusculum sp.:
- a CDS encoding SLC13 family permease — translation MQDSEEVIFDESLTRLTKIVLRLVLIAVACQIVLSFFGIELPFVVIAAAVALPLLLFSRRRVELLRAVDWSTLLFFASMFVLMAAVWNSGFIQTILPSEISSIPVLFASTVIASQFISNVPFVALILPLLEGSGIPLYMTLVAGCTAAGSLTIIGAASTVIILQHAEKNGQTFSFLEFFRMGLSMTLVAAAVYIGWIFGVGLLMG, via the coding sequence GTGCAGGACAGTGAAGAGGTGATCTTCGATGAGAGTCTTACCCGGCTTACGAAGATCGTATTACGGCTTGTCCTCATCGCGGTCGCCTGCCAGATCGTTCTGTCATTTTTCGGCATCGAGCTGCCGTTCGTGGTTATCGCGGCCGCGGTGGCGCTGCCCCTCCTCCTTTTTTCCCGGAGGCGGGTCGAACTTCTGCGGGCAGTGGACTGGTCGACGCTTCTGTTCTTTGCTTCGATGTTCGTTTTGATGGCGGCAGTCTGGAACTCCGGCTTTATCCAGACCATCCTGCCCTCGGAAATTTCCTCGATCCCCGTTCTGTTCGCATCGACGGTCATCGCATCCCAGTTCATCTCGAACGTGCCGTTCGTGGCACTGATCCTCCCGCTCCTGGAAGGGTCGGGCATTCCTCTGTATATGACGCTCGTTGCCGGATGCACGGCCGCCGGCTCCCTTACGATCATCGGCGCCGCTTCAACCGTGATCATTCTCCAGCATGCGGAAAAGAACGGCCAGACTTTTTCATTCCTGGAGTTTTTCAGAATGGGGCTGTCGATGACTCTGGTCGCGGCCGCGGTGTACATCGGCTGGATCTTTGGGGTAGGGCTGCTGATGGGCTGA
- a CDS encoding SLC13 family permease → MVPIAVWILAVVFCLIVVRRIGGVRLPIWGIMTAGAFAALILGTISIQDAFFLINYTVILFLLGMFVFGAALEKSGLLHLASLRGFARAATKKDVLFWFILLMAVFSAFLMNDTVAIIGTTVALFCAAKYKMPVKTMLFALCFAVMFGRCMTPIGNPQNLLVALSGGVPFAFLQFLLYLVVPSVICLYVLYRILLLTPVHTIQDPSSDDSRSRFAGRAGQ, encoded by the coding sequence ATGGTCCCGATCGCAGTCTGGATCCTTGCAGTTGTTTTTTGTCTGATCGTTGTCAGGCGTATCGGTGGCGTGCGTCTCCCGATCTGGGGGATCATGACCGCCGGAGCTTTTGCCGCCCTGATCCTTGGAACAATCTCGATTCAGGATGCGTTTTTTTTGATCAATTACACCGTCATCCTGTTTCTCCTGGGGATGTTCGTTTTCGGAGCGGCTCTCGAAAAGTCCGGGCTCCTGCATCTGGCATCGCTGAGGGGATTTGCCCGTGCAGCAACAAAAAAAGACGTGTTGTTCTGGTTTATTCTGTTAATGGCGGTCTTCTCCGCCTTTCTGATGAACGATACCGTCGCGATCATAGGAACGACGGTCGCGCTTTTCTGTGCGGCAAAATACAAAATGCCGGTCAAAACGATGCTTTTTGCATTGTGTTTTGCGGTGATGTTTGGAAGATGCATGACGCCGATCGGAAATCCGCAGAACCTGCTTGTGGCCCTTTCCGGAGGCGTGCCGTTTGCGTTCCTGCAGTTCCTGCTCTATCTGGTCGTTCCGTCGGTGATCTGCCTGTACGTACTATACAGGATCCTTCTTCTGACGCCTGTACATACTATACAGGATCCTTCTTCTGACGATTCCCGATCGCGATTCGCCGGTCGTGCAGGACAGTGA
- the albA gene encoding DNA-binding protein Alba, translated as MDDNTVLIGTKPLMSYVLAVVTQFNNGKFEVVIKARGKAIVRAVDTAEVSTRQFLTGVVKKNISISTDSVETDEGPANVSSIEIVLQKS; from the coding sequence ATGGACGACAACACGGTATTAATCGGCACAAAACCCCTGATGAGTTATGTACTTGCCGTCGTTACGCAGTTCAACAACGGGAAGTTCGAGGTCGTTATCAAAGCAAGGGGGAAGGCCATTGTTCGGGCGGTCGATACTGCGGAGGTGTCGACCCGCCAGTTCCTTACCGGTGTTGTCAAAAAAAATATCTCAATATCCACGGATTCGGTTGAAACAGACGAGGGACCTGCAAATGTCTCTTCGATAGAGATCGTTCTGCAGAAGTCGTAA
- the asd gene encoding aspartate-semialdehyde dehydrogenase — protein MINVGVLGATGAVGQRFVQLLADHPWFNLTTLTASDRSAGKTYGSVVNWRLDSPFPDSSAELIVSPTTVDAVKDCDVVFSALPADITTKLETDIADAGVGVCSNASSHRMEPDVPLMITEVNPEHAALIDVQRKKGRDGFIVTNPNCSTIMLATALAPLRKYPFSTIHVATMQAISGAGFEGVPAFGIYDNVIPYIGSEEEKMAREANKILGTLEGGKITGAPFSVSASCNRVPVIDGHTLNVWIDIKATPAEVIDAFKTWQPPFSGLPTQPDHTVLYLDQENRPQPRLDRNRGNAMTVSVGRVREGIRFVAMGHNTIRGAAGASVLNAELLHTMKYI, from the coding sequence ATGATAAATGTTGGTGTACTTGGCGCGACCGGCGCAGTTGGTCAGCGGTTTGTACAGTTGCTCGCAGACCATCCCTGGTTCAACCTGACCACTCTTACGGCTTCCGACCGTTCGGCAGGAAAAACCTACGGCTCGGTGGTAAACTGGCGGCTCGACTCACCCTTCCCGGACTCTTCAGCCGAACTCATCGTCTCGCCGACGACCGTCGACGCGGTAAAAGACTGCGATGTTGTCTTCTCAGCTCTGCCGGCCGATATCACCACCAAACTCGAGACCGACATCGCCGATGCCGGAGTAGGGGTCTGCAGTAACGCAAGTTCCCACAGAATGGAACCCGATGTCCCGCTGATGATCACCGAGGTCAACCCGGAACACGCCGCTCTGATCGACGTCCAGCGTAAAAAGGGCCGTGACGGATTCATCGTAACCAATCCGAACTGTTCGACCATTATGCTTGCAACTGCCCTGGCTCCCCTGAGAAAATATCCGTTCTCCACCATCCATGTCGCCACCATGCAGGCGATCTCCGGCGCAGGATTCGAAGGTGTTCCGGCATTTGGGATCTATGACAACGTCATCCCCTACATCGGCAGTGAAGAGGAAAAGATGGCCCGCGAGGCAAACAAGATCCTCGGGACCCTTGAAGGCGGCAAGATCACCGGCGCTCCGTTCTCAGTCTCCGCATCCTGCAACCGCGTGCCGGTCATTGACGGACACACGCTCAATGTCTGGATCGACATCAAGGCGACCCCTGCCGAGGTCATCGACGCATTCAAGACCTGGCAGCCTCCGTTCTCCGGTCTTCCGACCCAGCCGGACCACACTGTCCTCTACCTCGATCAGGAAAACCGTCCGCAGCCCAGACTCGACCGGAACCGCGGAAATGCCATGACGGTCTCCGTCGGCAGAGTTCGGGAAGGAATCCGCTTCGTTGCGATGGGTCACAACACCATCCGCGGTGCCGCCGGTGCCTCCGTCTTAAATGCAGAACTGCTGCATACGATGAAATATATCTGA
- the serS gene encoding serine--tRNA ligase, with translation MLDIKFVRANPEIVRADLEKRQDAEKLLWVDTVLQQDKIFREHTVKNNELRARRNQIAKEINAYKKEGKDPAPLFAEAKALPGLIKENDDIMEKATEQVKYYLMRLPNILHESVPYGKDDTENVVVKKVGTPRSLDFELKNHGELAAENGWADFERATKTSGAGFYFLKCNLALLDMALQRFALDTIIAKGYTPIIPPYMMNRKSYEEVTDLGDFEKVMYKIEDDDAYLIATAEHPMGAMYQDEIFEEKDLPLKMVGISPCFRREIGAHGLDSRGLFRVHQFTKIEQFIYCMPEKSWEMHEELLANAEEIFTKLGLPYRVVNICTGDIGTVAAKKYDMEAWMPRDNEYREVVSCSNCTAYQSVRLNIRVRDAHDFETKQWLHTLNSTAVATSRALRCILENYQTEDGKVEIPKVLRPYMNGLEYL, from the coding sequence ATGCTCGATATCAAATTCGTCAGAGCCAACCCGGAAATTGTTCGTGCTGATCTGGAAAAACGCCAGGATGCCGAGAAACTCCTCTGGGTCGATACGGTTCTTCAACAGGATAAAATTTTCCGCGAACACACCGTCAAAAACAATGAACTTCGCGCCAGAAGAAATCAGATCGCAAAAGAGATCAACGCCTACAAAAAAGAGGGAAAGGATCCCGCTCCTCTCTTTGCCGAGGCAAAGGCTCTGCCCGGCCTGATCAAGGAAAACGATGATATCATGGAAAAGGCGACCGAGCAGGTAAAATATTACCTCATGCGTCTGCCAAATATCCTCCACGAAAGTGTTCCGTATGGAAAAGACGACACGGAAAATGTCGTTGTAAAGAAAGTTGGAACACCGAGGTCCCTTGATTTCGAGCTGAAAAACCATGGAGAACTCGCTGCAGAAAACGGCTGGGCCGACTTCGAGCGTGCCACAAAGACGAGCGGTGCCGGATTCTACTTCCTGAAATGCAATCTCGCTCTTCTTGATATGGCTCTCCAGAGATTCGCTCTGGACACGATAATCGCCAAAGGCTATACGCCCATCATCCCACCCTACATGATGAACCGGAAATCCTACGAAGAGGTCACTGATCTCGGCGACTTCGAGAAGGTCATGTACAAGATCGAGGACGACGACGCCTACCTCATCGCCACCGCCGAGCACCCGATGGGGGCCATGTACCAGGACGAGATCTTCGAAGAGAAGGACCTACCCTTAAAAATGGTCGGTATCTCTCCCTGTTTCCGCCGCGAGATCGGCGCTCACGGACTTGACTCCCGTGGTCTCTTCCGTGTCCACCAGTTTACCAAGATCGAACAGTTCATCTACTGCATGCCGGAAAAATCCTGGGAGATGCATGAGGAACTTCTCGCCAACGCCGAGGAAATCTTCACCAAACTCGGTCTGCCGTACAGAGTCGTAAACATCTGTACCGGCGATATTGGAACCGTGGCCGCCAAAAAATACGATATGGAAGCATGGATGCCGCGTGACAACGAGTACCGCGAAGTCGTTTCCTGCTCCAACTGCACGGCCTATCAGTCGGTCCGTCTGAATATCCGCGTCCGGGATGCGCATGATTTCGAAACCAAACAGTGGCTCCACACCCTCAATTCAACGGCGGTCGCCACCTCCCGCGCTCTGCGCTGCATCCTTGAAAACTACCAGACCGAAGACGGCAAAGTCGAGATCCCCAAAGTCCTCCGCCCGTACATGAACGGTCTGGAGTATCTCTAA
- a CDS encoding acylphosphatase: protein MKQTMEILFSGRVQKVGFRACVRNAALNLGLCGEVENLSDGRVRVLVTGEDVIIEKFIAMTYSCPRAIIRDLKCTGYVLTDFTDFTIKRE from the coding sequence ATGAAACAGACAATGGAGATCCTCTTCTCAGGAAGAGTACAAAAAGTCGGCTTTCGCGCCTGTGTAAGAAATGCAGCATTGAACTTAGGATTGTGCGGCGAAGTGGAGAATTTATCCGACGGACGGGTACGGGTCCTTGTAACCGGCGAAGATGTCATCATCGAGAAGTTCATCGCCATGACCTACTCCTGTCCGCGTGCGATCATCAGGGATTTGAAATGCACGGGCTATGTCCTGACCGATTTTACGGATTTTACGATTAAACGGGAGTAA
- a CDS encoding Glu/Leu/Phe/Val dehydrogenase: MSKVNPFEMAQHQLMDCAKILKLDQGVVDILMQPQRQIQVSIPVKMDDGTTRVFQGFRVQYNNALGPYKGGIRYHPEETIDTVRALSAWMTWKCAVLNLPLGGGKGGIICNPKEMSKGELERMSRGYIRAIWKNIGPDTDVPAPDVYTDGQIMAWMMDEYSTIQGKNQFGLLTGKPLVIGGSLGRGDSTAKGGLFTLREAAKEFNIDLKTAKVAILGYGNAGAFASTLVHEMFGSKVVAVTDSKGGIYDENGLDIAAVAAHKAHTKSVVGYKGLKTLTNDEVMALPVDVIIAAAPDEGAINEKVAPTVKAKVICELANGPTTPEGDAILFMNGVHVIPDFLCNAGGVTVSYYEMVQNMYMHYWTLDDVYAKLDAAMTKSYHEVLKASKEYKINMRQAAYVVAVSRVVEGMKVRGWV; encoded by the coding sequence ATGTCGAAGGTAAACCCGTTTGAAATGGCCCAGCATCAGCTTATGGATTGTGCAAAAATCCTCAAGCTCGACCAGGGCGTTGTTGATATCCTCATGCAACCGCAGAGACAGATTCAGGTATCTATCCCCGTCAAGATGGACGACGGCACCACCCGGGTTTTCCAGGGATTCCGTGTACAGTACAACAATGCACTCGGACCCTATAAGGGAGGAATCCGGTATCACCCTGAAGAGACGATCGACACCGTTCGTGCTCTCTCAGCATGGATGACCTGGAAATGCGCAGTACTGAACCTTCCGCTCGGCGGAGGAAAAGGCGGTATCATCTGCAACCCGAAGGAAATGTCCAAGGGCGAACTTGAACGCATGAGCCGCGGTTATATCCGTGCAATCTGGAAGAACATCGGTCCCGACACTGATGTCCCGGCACCGGATGTATACACCGACGGTCAGATCATGGCATGGATGATGGACGAGTACTCCACCATTCAGGGCAAGAACCAGTTCGGTCTTCTGACAGGCAAACCACTCGTTATCGGCGGCTCACTCGGCCGTGGTGACTCCACCGCAAAAGGCGGTCTGTTCACCCTCCGTGAAGCAGCAAAAGAGTTCAACATTGACCTGAAGACCGCAAAAGTCGCAATACTCGGATACGGAAATGCAGGTGCATTCGCATCTACCCTTGTCCATGAAATGTTCGGCTCCAAAGTTGTCGCAGTCACCGACTCGAAAGGCGGTATCTACGATGAGAACGGACTTGACATTGCCGCAGTTGCAGCCCACAAGGCACATACCAAATCCGTCGTCGGCTACAAAGGTCTCAAGACCCTTACCAACGATGAGGTCATGGCACTCCCAGTCGATGTCATTATCGCCGCAGCACCCGATGAGGGAGCAATCAACGAGAAGGTTGCCCCGACCGTCAAAGCAAAGGTCATCTGCGAACTCGCAAACGGCCCGACCACTCCTGAAGGAGACGCAATCCTCTTTATGAACGGCGTTCACGTTATCCCCGACTTCCTGTGCAATGCAGGCGGAGTAACTGTATCTTACTACGAGATGGTCCAGAATATGTATATGCACTACTGGACTCTCGACGACGTCTACGCAAAACTCGATGCAGCAATGACCAAGTCTTACCACGAAGTCCTGAAAGCATCCAAAGAATACAAGATCAACATGCGTCAGGCAGCATACGTTGTTGCAGTATCGCGTGTTGTTGAAGGTATGAAAGTCCGCGGCTGGGTCTAA
- a CDS encoding adenosylcobinamide amidohydrolase: MRYHYTKNTLFVRGTFHAVSTGVDGGLRDVSTLLNHTVSKDFDHNDPLAFIHGLLADAKYADDAFGLLTAVHMKGLCILQYDYITVFVTAGVSNPNPDPTKPHTINIIVTSSEGFSDAALLETIITVTEAKAHALRLLGRDYTGTTSDAVIVASEGDVKHTYAGTFTEPGKRIYAAALHGVMEAVKRHEDTVEATAPTYFIYSRYNDHGWFEWKKKGCPYYPCHFPGQSCDFCYCPFYPCHDESLGEWIDSSSSGQKVWACTNCLLLHKPNVADYLKKHPDATLAELKKVDEDTHQ, translated from the coding sequence ATGCGGTATCATTATACAAAAAACACCCTCTTTGTCAGGGGCACATTCCATGCGGTCAGTACCGGTGTCGACGGCGGTCTCCGGGATGTCTCCACACTTCTCAATCACACTGTCAGCAAGGATTTCGATCATAACGATCCGCTTGCATTTATTCATGGCCTCTTAGCCGATGCAAAGTATGCGGATGATGCCTTTGGTCTTCTGACAGCAGTACACATGAAGGGTCTTTGTATTCTCCAGTATGATTATATCACGGTTTTTGTTACTGCAGGGGTTTCCAATCCGAATCCGGATCCGACCAAGCCGCATACGATCAATATCATCGTCACCTCGAGTGAGGGTTTTTCCGATGCCGCTCTTCTTGAAACGATCATCACCGTAACCGAGGCGAAGGCTCATGCTCTCCGCCTTCTCGGCAGGGATTATACCGGAACCACTTCCGACGCCGTCATAGTTGCATCCGAAGGTGACGTCAAGCATACGTATGCCGGGACCTTCACCGAACCTGGAAAACGCATCTATGCCGCCGCCCTCCATGGTGTTATGGAAGCGGTCAAGCGGCACGAGGATACGGTCGAAGCGACCGCTCCCACTTACTTCATCTACTCCAGATACAATGATCACGGCTGGTTCGAATGGAAAAAAAAAGGATGTCCGTATTATCCGTGTCATTTCCCCGGTCAGTCCTGTGATTTCTGTTACTGCCCGTTCTATCCCTGTCATGATGAATCCCTCGGGGAATGGATCGACAGTTCTTCAAGCGGTCAGAAGGTCTGGGCATGTACAAACTGTCTGCTTCTCCATAAACCAAACGTTGCCGATTATCTGAAAAAACATCCAGACGCAACGCTTGCTGAACTGAAAAAAGTAGACGAAGATACACATCAATAA
- the dcd gene encoding dCTP deaminase, whose translation MILVDWEIADHIKRGYIGIDPFDPALVQPNSLDIRLGNHFVWYEPCDDVIDPYQKETLHTHTKERKGSYFDIQPGQFVLAETLETVTLPDNIVSSIEGKSSVARLGIALHQTGGWIDAGFSGTITLEMCNSNCRPVRVYAGMPIGQLVFYVTKRCECPYDKKPDAKYQNQKNATISRYDKNMLKNVE comes from the coding sequence ATGATTCTGGTAGACTGGGAAATTGCAGACCATATCAAACGGGGGTACATCGGTATCGATCCTTTCGACCCGGCGCTTGTTCAGCCCAACTCCCTCGATATCCGCCTTGGGAATCATTTCGTCTGGTACGAACCATGCGACGATGTGATCGACCCTTATCAAAAAGAGACGCTTCACACCCATACGAAAGAGCGAAAAGGATCCTATTTCGATATCCAGCCCGGGCAGTTCGTCCTTGCTGAAACCCTCGAAACGGTGACGCTGCCCGACAACATCGTCTCCTCGATCGAAGGAAAGAGCAGCGTGGCACGCCTCGGTATCGCCCTTCATCAGACCGGCGGCTGGATCGATGCCGGATTTTCCGGGACGATCACTCTCGAGATGTGCAATTCGAACTGCCGTCCGGTCCGGGTATATGCCGGGATGCCGATTGGTCAGCTCGTCTTTTACGTGACCAAACGCTGCGAGTGCCCGTATGATAAAAAACCGGATGCAAAATATCAAAACCAGAAAAACGCGACGATCTCGCGTTACGATAAAAATATGCTGAAGAACGTGGAGTGA
- a CDS encoding M1 family metallopeptidase codes for MADTYRYHPAEFPEPLVQVKHITATFDITEERVIVSAETTFIVRTDKLSEIVLNARDLEIQSIRQNTRPVHYVYENDLITVTLQRPLSKGAEFKLVTYTICHPTSHILEGIYFDVTPPGLPRTMITQCQQWGFQRMTPCLDDMRTKCTWTTTIIADSRYTNLISNGNVIRERMRYDEKRDTITYQNNEPMPPYLFFLGVGTWDTFSRDFIYPDGKTVRLELLAPKDSDPSSAKNALGIMADCILWTYLYTGPERYESFDLRNEIYRLCKVRDALAREAEPAELEEAIDPVQRQISALMKRLVCGYQYPYEVYREIAMQNSDFGGMENTGNTTIIASRIMPNMEITDASYEYLIGVKQHEFYHNLNGSSVTGDTPFSIWLNEAVTVMIEDEYIAFLFGTEYVRLQNILQMYTPGTGTFSLDTGVVAMPIEPSGFNDPNDLISSVTYVKAPEFTRMIETMLGKRAFAWALDLYHKRFAGKNASPRDWLHAMEDVGRTDFSFMADRWLKQTGYPVVSASAKYNSDNDVAEIFVSQKIPAGKNPWIFPFTGRLINDKGEVVAEFIKKIDSERLTFQIPCTGAFSFAVWNLNHAAYLRMETTASDDELYLQLRYDTDIVVSFLTHCTLFDREMIKLCRDETAEVSPRLIDEYIGLLSNASVMERVGALPLTMFESVSDPEYMYSYTKLYEAKRRFMSAVAATHTERLHVLLSAYSSSPAKTNSPAKLARIFKTRSVKNLILSLLATLDTPDIHAMLKERYENAVCATDRMAALSLYLSSSASDRIAMLEAELARSKNNPIAFENFTSAVSGTSSPDTVLYLKTIEASSAFDPEQAGVSRALYLRFSQNRKISIETAAGREFLESSILRLAPVNEYVTTGMLSAFSHMNGYADEVKKPLIVILEHLRERISDSDAPSVHRRVMQILDTCTADQLK; via the coding sequence ATGGCAGATACCTACCGATACCACCCGGCCGAGTTCCCCGAACCGCTCGTACAGGTCAAACACATCACCGCCACATTCGATATAACCGAAGAACGCGTCATCGTCTCCGCCGAAACCACCTTCATCGTCCGCACCGACAAACTCAGTGAAATCGTCCTGAACGCCAGGGATCTGGAAATACAAAGCATCCGGCAAAATACCCGTCCGGTACATTACGTCTATGAAAACGATCTCATCACCGTAACTCTCCAGCGTCCCTTGTCCAAAGGAGCGGAATTCAAACTCGTCACCTACACAATCTGCCATCCAACCTCCCACATCCTCGAAGGCATCTACTTCGACGTCACCCCGCCCGGTCTGCCCCGAACCATGATAACCCAGTGCCAGCAGTGGGGATTCCAGCGGATGACTCCCTGCCTCGACGACATGCGGACCAAATGCACCTGGACCACGACGATCATCGCCGATTCCCGGTACACGAATCTCATTTCAAACGGCAACGTCATTCGCGAACGAATGCGGTATGACGAAAAACGCGACACCATCACCTACCAGAACAATGAACCCATGCCCCCCTACCTCTTCTTCCTCGGAGTAGGGACATGGGACACGTTCTCCCGGGACTTCATCTACCCTGACGGCAAAACCGTGCGGCTCGAACTTCTCGCCCCAAAGGACTCGGACCCATCATCTGCCAAAAACGCTCTCGGCATCATGGCCGACTGCATTTTGTGGACCTATCTCTACACCGGCCCGGAACGCTACGAGTCTTTTGATCTGAGAAACGAGATCTACCGGCTCTGCAAAGTCCGGGATGCCCTCGCCAGGGAAGCGGAGCCTGCCGAACTGGAAGAGGCGATCGACCCTGTCCAGCGGCAGATCAGCGCTCTCATGAAGAGGCTCGTCTGCGGCTATCAGTATCCGTATGAAGTTTATCGGGAGATCGCCATGCAGAACTCCGACTTCGGCGGCATGGAAAACACCGGCAACACGACGATCATCGCGAGCCGGATCATGCCGAATATGGAGATCACGGATGCCTCGTATGAGTATCTGATCGGGGTCAAGCAGCACGAGTTCTATCATAATCTGAACGGTTCGAGCGTCACCGGAGACACGCCGTTTTCCATCTGGCTCAACGAGGCCGTAACCGTCATGATCGAAGACGAGTATATTGCTTTCCTTTTTGGAACCGAGTATGTCCGGCTCCAGAATATTCTCCAGATGTACACTCCCGGGACCGGCACGTTTTCTCTCGATACGGGCGTTGTCGCGATGCCAATTGAGCCTTCCGGCTTTAATGACCCGAATGATCTCATCAGTTCCGTAACGTATGTGAAGGCTCCGGAGTTTACCCGTATGATCGAGACGATGCTTGGAAAGCGGGCCTTTGCCTGGGCGCTCGATCTTTATCACAAAAGGTTCGCCGGGAAAAACGCCTCGCCCCGTGACTGGCTGCATGCGATGGAGGATGTCGGCCGGACCGACTTCTCCTTCATGGCTGACCGGTGGCTCAAACAGACCGGCTACCCTGTCGTCTCCGCGTCTGCGAAGTATAACTCCGACAATGATGTCGCCGAGATCTTTGTCTCGCAGAAAATTCCGGCCGGCAAAAACCCATGGATCTTTCCCTTTACCGGCCGCCTGATCAACGACAAAGGCGAGGTCGTTGCCGAGTTCATCAAGAAGATTGACTCTGAACGGCTCACCTTCCAGATCCCATGCACGGGAGCTTTTTCGTTTGCCGTCTGGAATCTGAATCATGCCGCCTATCTCAGGATGGAGACCACGGCCTCCGACGACGAACTCTATCTCCAGCTCAGATACGACACGGACATCGTCGTCTCGTTTTTGACGCACTGCACGCTGTTCGACCGCGAGATGATCAAGCTCTGCCGCGATGAGACCGCCGAGGTTTCGCCGCGTCTGATTGACGAGTACATCGGTCTGCTTTCCAACGCATCGGTGATGGAACGCGTGGGCGCCCTTCCTCTTACGATGTTTGAGTCGGTAAGCGATCCTGAATATATGTACTCCTATACGAAGCTCTACGAAGCAAAACGGCGGTTCATGTCGGCGGTTGCCGCCACGCATACGGAAAGGCTGCATGTCCTTCTTTCTGCCTACTCATCCTCTCCTGCGAAGACGAACTCGCCTGCAAAGCTTGCCAGGATTTTCAAGACCCGCAGCGTGAAAAATCTCATCCTCTCTCTGTTGGCGACGCTGGATACGCCCGATATCCATGCGATGCTGAAGGAGCGGTATGAAAATGCAGTGTGTGCGACGGATCGGATGGCCGCACTTTCTCTCTATCTTTCGAGCAGCGCCTCGGACAGGATCGCGATGCTGGAGGCTGAACTTGCCCGCTCGAAAAATAATCCAATCGCATTCGAGAACTTCACCTCGGCTGTTTCGGGTACGAGTTCGCCGGATACGGTTCTGTATCTGAAAACGATCGAGGCATCCTCCGCCTTCGATCCTGAACAGGCCGGGGTGAGCCGTGCCCTGTATCTGCGGTTTTCCCAAAACAGAAAGATCTCTATCGAGACGGCGGCTGGAAGAGAGTTTCTGGAAAGTTCCATTCTGCGTCTCGCACCCGTGAACGAGTACGTGACGACCGGAATGCTTTCCGCTTTCTCGCACATGAACGGGTATGCGGACGAGGTCAAAAAGCCGCTTATCGTCATTCTCGAACACCTGCGTGAGAGAATATCCGACTCGGATGCTCCTTCGGTTCACCGCAGAGTGATGCAGATCCTGGATACATGTACTGCAGACCAGTTGAAATGA
- a CDS encoding response regulator receiver protein produces the protein MAPKKRQKDLMQLFSNLTQKTKIVEPMKTLHGTLRDQDAVEREIALIMREIQERGFFKTKLEPIQLARLITSFYAGKNDTEMARELGDVKLSKTVARARIQLKLFRDLDFNMPFDQDQMKTLMSTEMTMKEISEVLGISPTTLREYRHVIEQKEDTTLDPYLVRIKDVMEDRDLTEKMTSGLQEDTLGESIDVAESTDMTELN, from the coding sequence ATGGCACCAAAAAAGAGACAAAAAGATTTGATGCAGTTATTTTCCAATCTGACGCAGAAAACAAAGATCGTTGAACCGATGAAGACCCTTCACGGGACACTGCGCGACCAGGATGCGGTTGAACGGGAAATCGCTCTGATTATGCGGGAAATCCAGGAACGCGGTTTTTTCAAGACAAAACTCGAGCCGATCCAACTCGCGCGCCTGATAACGTCGTTTTATGCGGGGAAGAACGATACGGAGATGGCAAGAGAACTCGGTGACGTGAAACTATCCAAAACCGTGGCCCGGGCCAGGATACAGCTGAAACTGTTTAGAGATTTGGATTTCAATATGCCGTTCGATCAGGACCAGATGAAGACCCTGATGAGCACCGAAATGACCATGAAGGAGATCTCCGAGGTGCTGGGGATCTCTCCGACCACTCTGCGTGAATACCGGCACGTGATCGAGCAGAAAGAGGATACAACGCTCGATCCCTACCTTGTGCGGATCAAAGACGTTATGGAGGACCGCGATCTGACGGAAAAGATGACGTCCGGTCTCCAGGAAGATACGCTCGGCGAGTCCATCGACGTTGCCGAGTCGACGGATATGACCGAACTCAACTAA